The sequence AATAAGATGTCCACACAAACAAAAGCTACACTCAATACGAAGCTCAATTTTCCAATATCTGTGCATCAATGTTATTTTCCGAATCAATACAACACTAACCACCATCCTACTCATGATTTAGCTTCATATCATTTAGTTATCAAAATGAGTTCAATAATATCAACATAGAAAATTTGAGGATACATGGGAGGATACAGATGTAAGAATTCCCTGAAGCCTGATTAACTTCGTACTGCAAATTTGTGGTAACAAAAGAAGTCATGAGAATATCCTCATAACTAACTAAAATAACTAAATAAGTAGTGATCACATATCCTACCACTATAAAGCCACATAATAAATAGAACGAGAATTAGAAAACTTACAACAACAGCGAAAGCTTCCAGGAATTCCTTTGATTATGCAAAGTAAATCCTTTTGCAGTGAAGTCAAATCGGCATCACAGTGCCTGGAATCACTTAGAATCGTATGATTTGTCAGACCTGGCATACTGGCTGTGTGAAGGGGGGTCGTCATTGGCATCCTCATAGCGATTATTGGATCCTGAAGGATCATATCTATCCTCAATAACATTTTCCCTTACAGATTCTGATCTATACCTTTCAGATGTTCTCCTCTTGTTGTAACCATTAATGTCTGATATTTGATCATTCTTCCCCCCACTTAAATCAGTAGCAGGATTTGAGACAGACGATGTGGATCTGCTATCGTGATATCTGGATCTATGAGATGACACAGAGCTTCCTTTATCATATTTACTACTCCTACTCCCTTCCCGGTCATCTCTTTCCCTTTGGTGCCTATGCCGTTCATGGGATCCCCGACTTCTGTAACTCTCTGGACTTCTTGACCTATACTCTTTATCTtgtttgttctttctaatacttctCTTGTGATCCTCGGATTCATGGTGACCATGGGATTCATATCCCTGCCGGGTGTGTGAATGCTTTGCGTCACTGCTCCTGCTTATGCTATCTTTAGGTGTACCCAACTCTTTTCTTGCAGAGATACCACTCTCTTCCTGGTCATCTGGATGCCTATGTCGCTCATATGATCTTCGACTCCTGTAATTTTCTGGACTTCTACACCTGTACTCTTTATCTTCTTTATTCTTTCTGATACTTCGCTCTTGATCCTGCTGACCCTGAGACTCATATCCCTGCTCCAAGTGTGAATGTGTTGCATCACTGCTCCTGCTTATGTGATCTTTAGGTGTGACAAACTCAGCTCTTGCAGAGACACTATGGTGCGGATAAGATTGCTTCTCATAACCATATTCAGGCCTGTTGCTAGGTTCAGATGAGTCTCTATTGCTTGTTAGCATATCAACTACAGGCATATCATGAACAGATATTGAACCAGATGGAAACACCTCGGCCTCTGCAGATCCTTTGACAAAGCACCCAATGCCACCGGCTTGTTTGATTTCATTCATGTGCACCTCGATTATATCCCGCAAAACCTTCAAGAGAAAGTAAATAATGTAAATGGATATAGACATAACTAAACATTTCAAGTTAAGGTAGCATTTTGAGTTGTTTATTGGAAAGTATCTAATAGATCACTGGACTTCACAATGAGGTTATTATTTATCTTTGCTTCAATAGTGAAGCTCTCCCTTACCTCTGTTTTTGATCGCTTCACTTTCTTCCCACGATATGACATTCTTCGGCGTTTGTAATCTCTTTCTTCGGCCAACAGCTCCTCCCTGGTCTTTGACTTATTTGAGTCCTTCAAATCCATTAAAAGAAACTTGTAAAAAACCAGATGACACCACATGATCTCCGAGATAGAAGTAAAAGACAACAAATATGAAAAGAGGCCAGTTATTAAGAAGTTTCGAGATACATGAATAACACCAACAGACATCTTTAGGTTTACCTGGATTTCACAGTACGGAGACAGAAAATGAGAGTTAAATTCAAATTTTAATCAACTCCAACCCCCAAACAATCAAGTCCGAACTCAAATTTTAACCTAACATAAGCCTACCTGCACAAGCTTACTTTTGGCTATTATGCATTACAGGAATTTTTTGTTTTACACCTACATACACTTGGTTATTATGCAACAACCAGATCGAACTAGCCCTGGATATGTTTTTTGTCTACAAGTCCTTAAGTTCTGAAGTTAGGCCTTAAGTACTGAAGTTCAAACATAACAGCGTGCAGTCAATTAGCCCATAAGTTCTGAAGTTAGACCTAGACATAAGTGAGGCGATTGATTCTCATTTATTCTTGAACCATAATCCCTGTCTCCCAAATAGTGAAATCATCAGTTTAAACATACCTTATTTTGATAACGCTGCCAAAGAAGTCCATCATGCTCTAGAATAGGTCTATAATTAGGACGTTTCCCTCGTTCCTCAATAGCCCTCGTTGACACATATAAATgttcctttagcctgcagtgtagATAAAAAAATATGAACATTCCTTTAGGCTGCATTGTAGATAACTGAGCTCACATAATTCCATATGAATTTTGTTTGACCGACCTGGAAGATGATATTAACAGTTATGAAATGCAACAAGAAGACTATAATAAATCCACAGTAGTTGTTCCAGTCCTTAAGTAGAAATCACATTACGCAATAGCAAGCAAATAAAACTAAGCAGAAATAGGTAGAGGTGCCATACAGCTGAGATCTGGGAAGTGAACCAGCACGCCTTAACCCCTTGATTTTCTCCTCAAGCAACGATCTCTCATGCAAAGCAGAAACTGCTGCTGTAACTTGTGACACAAACACCGAGCTTTCATAAACCGAAACCtctaaaataaaattttcatcTGGAACTTCTAATTTGACATTCCCACAGGCTATTGATCCAACCAACTCCAAATCCTTACCATCATTAACACATCCCGAATCTAAACCTTCCTTCCCACAAACGGTCCCCCCCTTTTCATTCAATGGACGTAACAACGAACTAGACGCAGCATTCAGTAGACACCACTTAAGCAATTCTTTAGAAAACAACTTTCCATTCACTTGCCCATACAAAACCGTAAACTGAGACGATAACCACACCATAACTTCAAGCAAAACAGGACAATCAAACCGTAGAGACTTCAAATCCAATTCTCTATCTCCCTCATTTCCAGTTAACAGCAATTTATACGTCCGATAAGCTTCACGTTCAATTGCTTTCATACAAAGTTTGAATAACATATATATGTGATCCCTCATGTGCAAATCAATAACAATACCATAACGAGGCGAATTCATAATAATCCATTTCAATATTTCACATTCTTTAGCAAATCCTAAAGACCGACAAACTGTATTCACAACATATGAATACGAAACCGGAAACTCATGCCATACCTCCATTTCAGTTCTCATCGCCCAAAATTCCGAAGGAAGAATCTTCATACACTCTCTCCGTTCCACCTTGGTATCCTCTTTATCACTAAAATCAGAACATAACTTATATAAAACCCGCGGAAGCTTAAACGTTCTTTCATTAGTATCAAAATCCGAAGAACAAACAACAGCAGGACATTCTTTGTAAAAGAAATTAGACCTAAAATCCAACAAATAATTATCTATAGAAAAACAAACATCAGCATTAGATTCTTCAATTGGTTGAATAGATTCATTGTTCTTCTCTTTAATCGATTTAGGGTAATGTAAAGAATCTAAAATATCAAGGTTTATGACACAAGGAGAAGATGTGCAAattaaaaaatgatgaaacaagAACTCAGGAAGCATTTTATGATTAGGATTGAATGGGCAACAACAAAACTCGTCGGGtgaatttttgagaataatttgatCAGGAAGTGATTCTAGTGTTGATTTTGCTTGATTGATGAAGTCTTTTAGAATTGATAATGTTGTGTTGAGATCGTTAGTTGTGGtaaaagtagtagaagaagaagaggggTTTGGTGGGAGAAttggttgttgctgctgctgaagatgatgataatggtTTTGATGAGGATGAaagtaattagggttttgataattAGGGATTGGTGGTGGGTGGAAGTAGAAAGAAGGGTTGTTGTAATATGGATTTTGAGGATTCATTACACCCTGTGAGCTGAGCTGAGCTGAGATGATCTGATGAGAAGGAGAATAGAGAGGTTTAAGGGTTTTGATGGCGGAGGAGAGAACAGTGATAAAGAAGTGGGAGAAGAGGGCAGCTAAATGTTTTTTCTCTAGCTATAATGGATGCAGC comes from Papaver somniferum cultivar HN1 chromosome 7, ASM357369v1, whole genome shotgun sequence and encodes:
- the LOC113296616 gene encoding U11/U12 small nuclear ribonucleoprotein 48 kDa protein-like, with protein sequence MNPQNPYYNNPSFYFHPPPIPNYQNPNYFHPHQNHYHHLQQQQQPILPPNPSSSSTTFTTTNDLNTTLSILKDFINQAKSTLESLPDQIILKNSPDEFCCCPFNPNHKMLPEFLFHHFLICTSSPCVINLDILDSLHYPKSIKEKNNESIQPIEESNADVCFSIDNYLLDFRSNFFYKECPAVVCSSDFDTNERTFKLPRVLYKLCSDFSDKEDTKVERRECMKILPSEFWAMRTEMEVWHEFPVSYSYVVNTVCRSLGFAKECEILKWIIMNSPRYGIVIDLHMRDHIYMLFKLCMKAIEREAYRTYKLLLTGNEGDRELDLKSLRFDCPVLLEVMVWLSSQFTVLYGQVNGKLFSKELLKWCLLNAASSSLLRPLNEKGGTVCGKEGLDSGCVNDGKDLELVGSIACGNVKLEVPDENFILEVSVYESSVFVSQVTAAVSALHERSLLEEKIKGLRRAGSLPRSQLLKEHLYVSTRAIEERGKRPNYRPILEHDGLLWQRYQNKDSNKSKTREELLAEERDYKRRRMSYRGKKVKRSKTEVLRDIIEVHMNEIKQAGGIGCFVKGSAEAEVFPSGSISVHDMPVVDMLTSNRDSSEPSNRPEYGYEKQSYPHHSVSARAEFVTPKDHISRSSDATHSHLEQGYESQGQQDQERSIRKNKEDKEYRCRSPENYRSRRSYERHRHPDDQEESGISARKELGTPKDSISRSSDAKHSHTRQGYESHGHHESEDHKRSIRKNKQDKEYRSRSPESYRSRGSHERHRHQRERDDREGSRSSKYDKGSSVSSHRSRYHDSRSTSSVSNPATDLSGGKNDQISDINGYNKRRTSERYRSESVRENVIEDRYDPSGSNNRYEDANDDPPSHSQYARSDKSYDSK